Proteins from a single region of Cytophagaceae bacterium:
- a CDS encoding TonB-dependent receptor plug domain-containing protein encodes MNWNLSFLALPFILAANTAFSQYKLSGKVRSGPEIVVGATVTVAGNSVITDTLGMFIFKELSGQEVLLRLTSVGFQPFYKKLKVQDYDHELIVELMPAENMLESVVVSGALKEVSKSESIIAVDIIKPELFRKNASPGLFEGLQMISGVRPQVNCSICNTGDIHINGMEGPYTAVLVDGMPIVSSLGTVYGLLGIPTGMIERLEVVKGPASTLYGTEAVAGLINIITRVPGKGPRLWMETNLNSWGEAALDLGITVRNNKASLLSGMSLFGFDRKIDKNQDGLTDLSLQKRISWFNKISYGKNLSGNLALRYLFEDRWGGQTQWNNRFRGTDQVYGESILSHRLEIIGKNKISSLFDINYSFVSHKQDSHYGKVPFMAIQNIAFAQGLYRISKSSGSYLVGLPLKYTFYEDNTAITALQPQRLFNPAVFVQYEKEMSSRLKTLSAFRIDYFSNKKWVQSPRLAIKYQSSDRLSNLRLNYGNGFRWVNVFSEDHAALTGARTVYISDDLKPERSQNISANFERKLPMKSAFIGLDLTVFYSYFSNKIIPDYDRHPEKIYYDNLPGFLDSKGFSLSLDYNHSSGFRVNTSISLLDIRNHENKSWNRPILTEKASGTGLISYKFNRLNSTIDYTFNWLSPMRLPLQGASDPRPEYSPFTQIHNLQITHTQSKRFEFFAGIKNLFDFLPYRNIPFLIANASDPFDKQVVFDQNGTAVPTAQNPYGLTFDPSYVYASLQGIRLFGGFRISLE; translated from the coding sequence CGGCAAATACCGCTTTTTCACAATACAAATTGTCTGGAAAAGTGAGATCTGGACCTGAAATAGTGGTGGGAGCCACAGTAACGGTTGCGGGAAATTCGGTGATAACTGATACCCTGGGTATGTTTATTTTCAAAGAGTTAAGTGGTCAGGAGGTTTTACTTAGATTAACTTCGGTAGGTTTTCAACCTTTTTACAAAAAATTAAAAGTACAGGACTATGACCACGAACTTATTGTAGAGCTGATGCCAGCCGAAAATATGCTGGAAAGTGTGGTAGTAAGTGGTGCTCTGAAGGAAGTGTCGAAATCAGAAAGTATTATTGCGGTTGACATAATCAAGCCTGAGCTATTTCGAAAAAATGCCTCGCCAGGCTTGTTTGAGGGTTTACAGATGATTTCCGGTGTGCGGCCGCAAGTCAACTGCAGTATATGCAATACCGGAGATATTCATATAAATGGCATGGAAGGGCCATATACAGCGGTTTTGGTGGATGGTATGCCTATAGTATCATCACTGGGGACTGTTTACGGGCTATTGGGGATACCTACCGGAATGATTGAGCGGCTCGAAGTTGTAAAAGGGCCTGCATCAACTCTTTATGGCACTGAGGCAGTAGCCGGTTTGATCAATATTATTACGAGAGTTCCAGGCAAAGGACCACGACTTTGGATGGAAACCAACCTCAATTCCTGGGGCGAGGCTGCTCTGGATTTGGGGATTACCGTTCGAAATAATAAGGCCAGCTTGCTTTCGGGGATGAGCCTTTTTGGTTTTGACCGTAAAATTGACAAAAATCAGGATGGCCTTACTGACCTTAGTCTTCAAAAGAGGATTTCTTGGTTTAATAAAATATCTTACGGCAAAAATTTGTCCGGAAACCTTGCATTGCGATACCTCTTTGAAGACCGGTGGGGAGGACAGACACAATGGAATAACCGCTTCAGGGGAACCGACCAGGTATATGGGGAGAGTATTTTAAGCCATAGGTTGGAGATTATCGGGAAAAATAAAATTTCCTCTCTTTTTGATATAAATTATTCTTTTGTGAGCCATAAGCAGGATTCCCACTATGGAAAAGTGCCATTCATGGCCATTCAAAATATAGCATTTGCCCAGGGTTTATATAGAATTTCCAAATCCTCAGGTTCTTATTTAGTAGGATTGCCTTTGAAATACACATTTTATGAAGATAACACAGCGATAACTGCCCTTCAGCCCCAGCGGCTTTTTAACCCAGCGGTTTTTGTTCAATATGAAAAAGAAATGAGTAGCAGGCTCAAAACACTTTCGGCATTTAGAATCGATTATTTTTCCAACAAAAAATGGGTGCAAAGTCCCCGACTGGCAATAAAATACCAAAGTTCTGACCGACTGAGCAATCTTCGACTCAATTATGGCAATGGTTTTAGGTGGGTCAATGTTTTTTCTGAGGATCATGCCGCCCTCACCGGAGCACGGACGGTTTATATTTCAGATGACTTAAAACCCGAACGTAGCCAAAATATTTCAGCGAATTTTGAGCGGAAGTTACCTATGAAATCGGCTTTTATAGGCTTGGATTTAACGGTTTTTTATAGTTATTTCTCAAACAAAATTATACCTGATTATGACCGTCACCCCGAAAAAATATACTACGATAACTTGCCGGGGTTTCTTGATTCCAAGGGCTTTAGCTTATCATTAGATTACAATCACAGCTCGGGTTTCAGGGTCAACACAAGTATAAGTCTGCTAGATATCAGAAATCATGAAAACAAAAGTTGGAACAGGCCGATTTTAACCGAAAAAGCCAGTGGTACCGGTTTGATTAGCTATAAGTTTAACCGTTTAAATTCTACTATTGATTATACGTTTAACTGGCTCAGCCCCATGCGGCTACCTTTGCAGGGGGCATCAGACCCGCGACCTGAGTATTCGCCATTTACCCAAATCCACAATTTACAGATTACACATACCCAGAGTAAGCGTTTTGAATTTTTTGCAGGCATAAAGAACCTTTTTGATTTTTTACCTTATCGCAATATTCCATTTCTCATCGCCAATGCCTCGGATCCATTTGACAAGCAAGTGGTTTTTGATCAAAACGGAACGGCTGTGCCAACCGCCCAAAATCCCTATGGACTGACCTTTGATCCCTCTTATGTGTATGCATCACTACAGGGGATACGGCTTTTTGGAGGTTTCAGAATTTCATTAGAATGA
- a CDS encoding M48 family metalloprotease encodes METLVKFLSGPLATALGWTLLHAIWQILLFSLVYFLVNLLTKNATIRYRTGLLVMTLQFFTSIATFLWISQNTSTNNSGLYFETKALTLSFLAKTLIYFKQNLPIIVGLWSVGFVMLSLKMLTGYFWIVNLKNKSNAVITQNLITLFENLKAKMGIKKGILLKTSAIIDVPLMMGYFKPVVLLPVSLVSGFSMSQIEIILAHELAHIKRNDYLVNLLQSFLDVVYFYHPVFWVVSAQIRKEREICTDQLALEYTGDKILLANTLLKLQETRITPALALAFGKKQSAFTERIHRILGLKSSRSFPKESLWILMGLLVTFFAVAQSKKTEKPAKVNKSQYVAVADTLFPQHNSISISSDNNNFTIKDKKLFFNGKEIELSPENKVIVDQHLDALEEHKRQMDIQSKLMEEQSKLMEEQSKKMSEWSAKLNLDLEPLQAYSNEITQLSNAISKKSGDFSKKTAKLRPDSKEYEKLQKTYETEVDKLSSEIDKIAEKMDEVAQKADLNNADMEKVSEEMDRKAAEMDKIAEPMDRIGKEMDKTIKAIVNLLPPEVKSKINTDFPEAPKPPKKPKFPKGSVPPPPPPRPAKGLMPPPPPPAQVTPFPETEMAPPPPPPAPPKKN; translated from the coding sequence ATGGAAACCTTAGTAAAATTCTTGTCCGGCCCATTGGCAACCGCCCTAGGTTGGACTCTCCTTCATGCCATTTGGCAGATTTTATTATTTTCACTTGTTTATTTTTTGGTAAATCTTTTGACCAAAAATGCGACGATCCGGTACCGCACCGGTCTGTTGGTCATGACTTTACAATTTTTTACTTCAATTGCCACATTTTTGTGGATTAGTCAAAACACGTCAACCAACAATTCAGGGCTATATTTTGAAACCAAAGCTTTAACCTTATCATTTTTGGCAAAGACTCTTATTTATTTCAAACAAAATCTACCAATCATCGTGGGGCTTTGGAGTGTGGGTTTTGTGATGTTATCCTTAAAAATGCTGACGGGGTACTTTTGGATTGTAAATCTGAAAAACAAATCAAATGCGGTAATTACTCAAAATTTAATTACTCTTTTTGAAAATTTAAAAGCCAAAATGGGGATCAAAAAGGGCATTTTATTAAAAACCAGTGCAATAATCGATGTACCATTGATGATGGGTTATTTCAAACCGGTTGTTTTGCTACCGGTGAGTCTCGTGAGTGGTTTTTCGATGAGCCAAATCGAAATAATTCTTGCTCATGAATTGGCCCATATAAAACGCAATGATTATCTGGTAAATCTGCTTCAGTCGTTTCTTGATGTTGTATATTTTTATCATCCTGTTTTTTGGGTAGTTTCGGCTCAGATTAGAAAAGAAAGAGAAATATGTACCGACCAACTTGCTTTGGAATACACCGGGGATAAAATCCTGCTGGCCAACACTTTACTAAAACTACAGGAAACCCGTATTACGCCGGCACTTGCACTTGCATTTGGCAAAAAGCAAAGTGCATTTACGGAACGCATCCACAGGATTCTGGGACTAAAATCAAGCCGAAGCTTTCCAAAAGAAAGTTTATGGATATTAATGGGCTTGCTGGTAACTTTTTTCGCAGTGGCCCAAAGTAAAAAAACTGAAAAGCCTGCAAAAGTTAATAAAAGTCAATATGTTGCGGTTGCCGATACGCTATTTCCTCAGCATAACAGTATATCCATAAGTTCGGATAATAATAATTTTACGATAAAAGATAAAAAGCTGTTTTTCAATGGAAAAGAAATAGAATTGAGTCCTGAAAATAAGGTAATTGTTGATCAGCACCTTGACGCTCTTGAAGAACATAAAAGGCAAATGGATATTCAGAGTAAACTCATGGAGGAGCAATCAAAACTGATGGAAGAACAAAGCAAAAAAATGAGCGAATGGTCAGCAAAATTGAACCTGGACCTCGAGCCGTTGCAAGCATATAGCAATGAAATAACCCAACTGAGCAATGCAATCAGCAAAAAATCCGGCGATTTTTCAAAGAAAACAGCTAAGCTAAGGCCTGATTCGAAAGAGTATGAAAAATTGCAAAAAACCTACGAGACTGAGGTGGATAAGCTTAGTTCGGAAATCGATAAAATTGCTGAAAAGATGGATGAAGTCGCACAAAAAGCTGACTTAAATAATGCTGATATGGAGAAAGTTTCAGAAGAAATGGACCGAAAGGCAGCTGAAATGGATAAAATTGCTGAGCCTATGGACAGAATCGGAAAAGAAATGGATAAAACTATTAAGGCCATAGTAAACCTTTTACCACCTGAAGTAAAATCAAAAATTAATACTGATTTTCCGGAGGCTCCGAAACCGCCAAAAAAACCAAAATTTCCGAAAGGTTCAGTTCCGCCACCTCCTCCCCCAAGGCCTGCGAAAGGATTGATGCCTCCACCACCACCACCGGCTCAGGTAACTCCATTTCCCGAAACAGAAATGGCTCCGCCGCCACCTCCACCCGCACCGCCTAAGAAGAATTAA
- a CDS encoding BlaI/MecI/CopY family transcriptional regulator, with the protein MENIIKPTDSELEILNILWEKGHATVKEVNEEINKTKESGYTTTLKLLQIMHEKGLVSRYPTGKQHVYQAKIEEEKAQKDILNGFMHNLYRGNAMKMMMQILGNHNTTKDELEQLRQVIDDLEQKS; encoded by the coding sequence ATGGAAAATATAATAAAGCCAACCGATTCGGAACTCGAAATCCTGAATATTCTGTGGGAAAAAGGCCATGCCACAGTGAAGGAAGTCAATGAGGAAATCAACAAAACCAAAGAATCGGGTTATACCACCACTTTGAAATTACTCCAGATTATGCATGAGAAAGGACTGGTGAGCAGGTACCCAACCGGTAAACAACATGTATATCAGGCCAAAATTGAGGAAGAAAAAGCCCAGAAAGACATTCTTAACGGATTTATGCATAATCTATATCGTGGCAACGCCATGAAAATGATGATGCAGATTTTGGGCAACCACAACACGACAAAAGACGAATTGGAACAGCTACGCCAGGTTATTGATGATCTGGAACAAAAATCCTGA
- a CDS encoding alpha-L-rhamnosidase N-terminal domain-containing protein yields MKKFLFLLLISFSAIAQKPWTAQWIKVPGETDYNFGVYHFRKTIELASKPDKFVVHVSADNRYKLYINGEMVSMGPARGDVFNWNFETVDIAPYLKSGKNVLAAQVWQLAEERPMAQITFRTGFILQGETEKEAIVNTNNSWKGIRNEAYSVKKPEVTYVYYVVGPQETVDMNKYPVGWELMNFDDSQWKKAQGAGQGLLKTNTDWSEGWLLTPRRIPLMERNEVVFKKVRSAKGMNVPEDFPYEWARLDVPANSKVEILIDQQELMNAYPAFELSGGKNAKVSLQCTEAFYFNQNSGDWRREMTKPNRNEVSENFRMVGPKDLIISNGQKNQTWESLWYRTFRYVKLEIETGEEPLILTNFRAIQTGYPFDLKSKFSSDNPKINKMLEIGWRTARLCATETYMDCPFYEQLQYVGDTRIQAMISYYNAGDDRLARNAILHFAHSQLTEGVTQSRFPSYVPQQIPPFSLWWIGMLHDYYYYRADAPFVKDLLPQSRRILEWFGKLQQPDGTLKKVPYWNFSDWSEDPDWNGGRAPSTEQGESSVMDLQLLWALQNAYELELKLGSAEQAAIYKAKILKLKSAIKPKYFDTKKGLFSDTPEWKHYSQHPNVLAVLTGVVVGQEAKEIMQKTLSDNSLMPCSIYFKYYLHLAARKAGLMNDYLDYLNLWDAAMDQGLSTWPEMTDPTKSRSDCHAWSAHPNIEFYRTVLGIDTDGPGFSKVRIEPILGKLKEASGSIPHPAGELAVNYKIENGKLKSIIKLPVGVSGKFVFAGKTLPLKSGENKFEL; encoded by the coding sequence ATGAAAAAATTTCTTTTTCTTCTCCTGATATCATTTTCTGCAATCGCCCAAAAGCCCTGGACTGCCCAGTGGATCAAAGTCCCTGGTGAAACCGACTATAATTTTGGCGTTTATCATTTTAGAAAAACTATAGAATTGGCGTCCAAACCCGATAAATTCGTGGTACACGTTTCGGCCGACAACCGTTATAAATTGTACATAAACGGCGAGATGGTTTCTATGGGTCCGGCAAGAGGAGATGTGTTTAACTGGAATTTTGAAACTGTCGATATAGCTCCTTACTTAAAATCAGGTAAGAATGTTTTAGCTGCTCAGGTTTGGCAACTGGCCGAAGAACGTCCCATGGCCCAGATCACCTTCCGTACGGGTTTTATTTTGCAGGGTGAAACCGAAAAAGAAGCGATTGTAAATACAAATAATTCCTGGAAAGGAATCCGAAATGAAGCTTATTCAGTAAAAAAGCCTGAAGTCACTTACGTTTATTACGTAGTAGGCCCGCAGGAAACCGTCGATATGAACAAATATCCCGTAGGGTGGGAGCTGATGAATTTTGATGACAGCCAATGGAAAAAAGCTCAGGGAGCCGGTCAGGGGCTTCTCAAAACCAATACCGACTGGTCAGAAGGCTGGCTGCTTACGCCCCGGAGAATTCCTCTCATGGAAAGGAATGAGGTGGTTTTTAAAAAAGTGAGATCAGCAAAAGGCATGAACGTACCTGAGGATTTTCCCTACGAATGGGCCCGGCTCGACGTCCCCGCCAATAGTAAAGTAGAGATATTGATTGACCAGCAGGAACTTATGAATGCCTATCCGGCTTTTGAGCTTTCCGGCGGCAAAAACGCCAAAGTGAGCCTGCAATGCACCGAAGCATTTTATTTCAATCAAAATTCCGGAGACTGGCGAAGAGAGATGACCAAACCCAACCGAAACGAAGTAAGCGAAAACTTCAGAATGGTGGGTCCAAAAGACCTCATAATCAGCAATGGACAGAAAAATCAGACCTGGGAGTCACTTTGGTACCGCACTTTCCGGTATGTAAAACTTGAAATTGAAACCGGAGAAGAACCCCTGATCCTGACTAATTTCCGGGCCATCCAGACCGGCTATCCATTCGATTTGAAATCGAAGTTTAGTTCCGATAATCCCAAAATCAACAAGATGCTTGAAATAGGCTGGCGTACTGCCCGACTATGTGCCACCGAAACCTACATGGACTGCCCTTTTTATGAGCAACTCCAATATGTGGGCGACACCCGCATTCAGGCCATGATTTCTTATTATAATGCCGGTGATGACCGCCTCGCCCGCAATGCCATTTTGCATTTTGCTCATTCACAATTAACTGAAGGAGTCACTCAAAGTAGGTTTCCAAGCTATGTTCCGCAGCAAATTCCTCCTTTTTCATTATGGTGGATAGGCATGCTTCATGACTATTACTATTACCGGGCCGATGCTCCATTTGTCAAAGACTTATTGCCACAATCGCGTAGAATTTTGGAGTGGTTTGGCAAGCTACAGCAACCCGATGGCACGTTAAAAAAAGTGCCCTACTGGAATTTTTCGGATTGGTCAGAAGACCCCGACTGGAATGGCGGGCGTGCTCCATCAACCGAACAGGGAGAGTCATCAGTTATGGATTTACAGTTGCTGTGGGCTTTACAAAACGCATACGAACTCGAACTCAAACTGGGCTCAGCCGAGCAGGCTGCCATTTATAAAGCCAAAATTTTGAAACTCAAATCTGCCATAAAACCAAAGTATTTTGATACCAAAAAAGGCTTGTTTAGCGACACACCCGAGTGGAAACACTACAGTCAACATCCCAATGTGCTGGCAGTGCTTACAGGGGTTGTTGTCGGACAGGAAGCCAAAGAAATAATGCAGAAAACCTTGAGCGACAACTCATTGATGCCTTGCAGTATTTATTTTAAATATTACCTGCATCTGGCTGCCCGCAAGGCTGGTCTCATGAACGACTACCTCGACTACCTCAATCTCTGGGATGCCGCTATGGATCAGGGTCTAAGCACCTGGCCCGAAATGACCGACCCCACCAAAAGTCGCTCCGACTGCCATGCCTGGAGTGCCCACCCCAACATCGAGTTTTACCGTACAGTTTTGGGAATCGACACCGACGGCCCGGGTTTTTCAAAAGTCAGAATCGAACCCATTTTAGGGAAACTCAAAGAGGCCTCGGGAAGCATTCCGCATCCCGCCGGCGAACTTGCTGTAAACTACAAAATAGAAAATGGCAAACTTAAAAGTATCATCAAACTTCCGGTAGGAGTAAGTGGGAAATTTGTTTTTGCCGGAAAAACGTTGCCATTGAAAAGCGGCGAGAATAAATTTGAACTGTAA